From a single Raphanus sativus cultivar WK10039 chromosome 3, ASM80110v3, whole genome shotgun sequence genomic region:
- the LOC108846335 gene encoding protein CENTRORADIALIS-like, which yields MARISSDPLMVGRVIGDVVDNCLQAVKMTVTYNSDKQVYNGHELFPSVVTNKPKVEVHGGDMRSFFTLVMTDPDVPGPSDPYLREHLHWIVTDIPGTTDVTFGKEIVGYEMPRPNIGIHRFVYLLFKQNRRGSVISVPSYRDQFNTRMFAHENDLGLPVAAVFFNCQRETAARRR from the exons ATGGCCCGAATTTCTTCAGACCCGCTTATGGTTGGGAGGGTGATTGGAGACGTTGTGGACAATTGTTTGCAGGCAGTGAAAATGACAGTGACCTATAACTCCGACAAGCAAGTCTACAATGGCCATGAACTTTTCCCTTCTGTGGTTACAAACAAACCTAAGGTCGAAGTTCATGGGGGTGACATGAGATCATTCTTCACTTTG GTCATGACTGATCCTGATGTTCCTGGACCTAGTGATCCTTATCTGAGGGAGCACTTGCACTG GATTGTTACGGATATCCCAGGGACAACCGACGTGACATTTG GAAAGGAAATAGTAGGGTACGAGATGCCTCGGCCAAACATAGGGATCCACCGGTTTGTGTATTTGCTTTTCAAGCAGAACCGTAGAGGAAGTGTGATTTCTGTGCCGTCTTATAGAGACCAATTCAACACTCGAATGTTTGCACATGAGAACGATCTCGGCCTCCCCGTTGCAGCTGTTTTCTTCAATTGCCAACGTGAAACCGCTGCTAGACGCCGCTGA